From the genome of Halorussus caseinilyticus, one region includes:
- a CDS encoding DNA polymerase II large subunit: MRAEDEDYFEDLEDDLDDAFDVAREARANSGDPKPEVEIPVAKDMADRVENILGIEGVAERVRELEGEMSREEAALELAEDFAEGRVGDYESKAGKVEGAVRTAVALLTEGVVAAPIEGIDMVEVLENDDGSEFVNVYYAGPIRSAGGTAQALSVLVADYTRALVGMSEYDAREEEIERYAEEITLYDKETGLQYSPKDKETKFIAKHMPIMLDGESTGDEEVSGFRDLERVDTNNARGGMCLVLAEGIALKAPKIQRYTRNLDEIDWPWLQDLIDGTIGEDDADEEDASDDEEDEADAAEDDADEDAPEVSGPPRVDPAKKFLRDLIAGRPVFGHPSESGGFRLRYGRARNHGFATAGVHPATMHLVDDFLATGTQIKTERPGKAAGVVPVDSIEGPTVRLANGDVRRIDDPEEALELRNGVEKILDLGEYLVNYGEFVENNHPLAPASYTVEWWEQDFEHAGADVQALRDSPSVDLSDPSPDEALTWATEHDCPLHPKYTYLWHDLTVAQFEALAETVADGEVVGGEGGDGTLVVAFTETVRTALECILVPHEQADDEIRIPEWRPLARSLGVSDDLEKTWADLSSEARNWGEAEDGDNAVRAVNEVAPFEVRERAPTRIGNRMGRPEKSEERELSPAVHTLFPIGEAGGSQRDVAAAAKHAPDMESTPGLVDAQVGRRECEDCGEHTFECECPECGGNTFAHFKCPDCGSVVELDESGRAVCDNCEVEATSVEYRTIDVNDEFRSALESVGERENAFDTLKGVKGLSSSYKTPEPIEKGILRAKHDVSAFKDGTVRYDMTDLPVTAVRPSELDVSADHLRSLGYEEDVHGDSLRHDDQLVELKVQDIVLSDGAAEHLLQTADFVDDLLEQYYGLDRFYEMDEREELVGELVFGMAPHTSAAVVGRIVGFTSAAVGYAHPYFHAAKRRNCFHPETKVWYEDESGEWHHDEIRTLVEKRLDDPREDDFGALIEELDGDVWVPSVDDDGEVVQKPVKAVSKHPAPDHLVEIETRSGREITVTPDHSMRRWTPDGIQDVEARELDAGDEIPSPKEVEFEGGYTSIDLLEEFLHLDSIPNEELMIRGLGGKRIKDMFNSGTEGKGYLKPVAENLGKSDSSVYNWVNRDSVPASVFITLFGKEGTLERLPDDLKLGVRRDTASVSRVLTIGQDIAKVLGYYTAEGFTRSEEGEFYQMTICTPDEEPREHIIETLEDELSVTPYEENEWKITTSSRLVASLFTEVIDAGSSAEEKRVPECIVNSPKPIVKEFLRSYFSGDGSVARERIDIRAYTVSDELKDDLVAMLKRFGVASKVYTEIRRPSTGEIAEFYDEEPVPEFESWVLKITSENAVLFGDKIGFDLDRKAETLENTVDSTPIRSQRIFSDGGELWLDEVESVKIASSEVDQTYSLTVEDTHTLVANDLFTGQCDGDEDCVMLLMDGLLNFSKEFLPDKRGGRMDAPLVMSSRIDPSEIDDEAHNMDIVREYPREFYEATREMADPGEVEDVMTIAEETLGTDREYTDFHHSHDTSNIALGPDLSAYKTLGSMMDKMDAQLELARKLRSVDETDVAERVIEYHFLPDLIGNLRAFSRQETRCLDCGEKYRRMPLTKECRNCGGQVNLTVHQGSVNKYMETAIQVAEKYDCREYTKQRLEIMDRRLESIFENDKNKQGSIADFM; the protein is encoded by the coding sequence ATGCGGGCGGAGGACGAGGACTACTTCGAGGACCTCGAAGACGACTTGGACGACGCCTTCGACGTGGCGCGCGAGGCCCGCGCGAACAGCGGCGACCCCAAACCCGAGGTCGAGATTCCGGTCGCCAAGGACATGGCCGACCGGGTGGAGAACATCCTCGGCATCGAGGGCGTCGCCGAGCGCGTCCGGGAGTTGGAGGGCGAGATGTCCCGCGAGGAAGCGGCACTCGAACTCGCCGAGGACTTCGCGGAGGGTCGGGTCGGCGACTACGAGAGCAAGGCCGGAAAGGTCGAGGGCGCGGTCCGGACCGCCGTCGCTCTCCTGACCGAGGGCGTGGTCGCCGCGCCCATCGAGGGCATCGACATGGTGGAGGTCCTCGAAAACGACGACGGGAGCGAGTTCGTCAACGTCTACTACGCCGGGCCGATTCGGTCGGCAGGCGGGACCGCCCAAGCACTGTCGGTCCTCGTGGCCGACTACACCCGAGCGCTGGTCGGGATGTCGGAGTACGACGCCCGCGAGGAGGAGATAGAGCGCTACGCCGAGGAGATAACTCTCTACGACAAAGAGACCGGCTTACAATACTCTCCCAAGGATAAAGAAACAAAATTCATTGCGAAACATATGCCAATCATGCTCGACGGGGAATCGACCGGCGACGAAGAGGTCTCGGGGTTCCGGGACCTCGAACGGGTCGATACCAACAACGCCCGCGGCGGCATGTGTCTCGTCCTCGCGGAGGGTATCGCGCTCAAGGCCCCGAAGATTCAGCGCTACACCCGGAATCTGGACGAAATCGACTGGCCGTGGTTGCAGGACCTCATCGACGGCACCATCGGCGAGGACGACGCCGACGAAGAAGACGCGAGCGACGACGAGGAAGACGAGGCGGACGCGGCCGAGGACGACGCCGACGAAGACGCCCCGGAAGTCTCGGGTCCGCCGCGCGTGGACCCCGCCAAGAAGTTCCTCCGGGACCTCATCGCCGGACGCCCGGTCTTCGGCCACCCGAGCGAGTCGGGTGGCTTCCGCCTGCGCTACGGCCGGGCACGCAACCACGGGTTCGCCACGGCGGGCGTCCACCCCGCGACGATGCACCTCGTGGACGACTTCCTCGCTACCGGGACCCAAATCAAGACCGAGCGACCCGGCAAGGCCGCGGGGGTCGTCCCCGTAGACTCCATCGAGGGACCGACGGTCCGACTCGCCAACGGCGACGTTCGGCGCATCGACGACCCCGAGGAGGCGCTGGAACTGCGCAACGGTGTCGAGAAGATTCTGGACCTCGGCGAGTATCTGGTCAACTACGGCGAGTTCGTGGAGAACAACCACCCGCTCGCGCCCGCCTCCTACACCGTCGAGTGGTGGGAACAGGACTTCGAACACGCGGGCGCTGACGTGCAAGCACTCCGGGACTCCCCGAGCGTGGACCTCTCGGACCCGAGTCCAGACGAAGCCCTGACGTGGGCCACCGAGCACGACTGTCCGCTCCACCCGAAGTACACCTACCTCTGGCACGACCTCACCGTCGCACAGTTCGAGGCGCTGGCCGAGACGGTCGCCGACGGCGAAGTCGTCGGCGGCGAGGGCGGCGACGGAACGCTCGTCGTCGCGTTCACCGAGACGGTCCGGACCGCGCTCGAATGCATCCTCGTCCCCCACGAGCAGGCCGACGACGAGATTCGAATCCCCGAGTGGCGTCCGCTCGCTCGCTCGCTCGGCGTCTCCGACGACCTCGAAAAGACGTGGGCCGACCTCTCGTCCGAGGCCCGAAACTGGGGCGAAGCGGAGGACGGGGACAACGCGGTCCGGGCGGTCAACGAAGTCGCGCCCTTCGAGGTCCGCGAGCGAGCGCCGACCCGCATCGGCAACCGGATGGGCCGCCCCGAGAAGTCCGAGGAGCGCGAACTCTCGCCCGCGGTCCACACCCTCTTTCCCATCGGCGAGGCGGGCGGCAGTCAGCGCGACGTGGCCGCCGCCGCCAAGCACGCCCCCGACATGGAGAGTACGCCCGGACTGGTCGATGCGCAGGTCGGCCGCCGGGAGTGCGAGGACTGCGGCGAACACACCTTCGAGTGCGAGTGTCCGGAGTGCGGCGGTAACACTTTCGCCCACTTCAAGTGCCCCGACTGCGGTTCGGTCGTTGAGTTGGACGAGTCGGGTCGCGCGGTGTGCGACAACTGCGAGGTGGAGGCCACGTCCGTCGAGTACCGAACCATCGACGTGAACGACGAGTTCCGGTCGGCGCTCGAATCCGTCGGCGAGCGTGAGAACGCCTTCGACACGCTGAAAGGCGTCAAAGGGCTGTCGTCGTCGTACAAGACGCCCGAACCCATCGAGAAGGGCATCCTCCGGGCGAAACACGACGTGTCGGCGTTCAAGGACGGCACGGTCCGCTACGACATGACGGACCTGCCCGTGACCGCGGTCCGACCCTCGGAACTCGACGTGAGCGCCGACCACCTCCGGTCGCTCGGATACGAGGAAGATGTTCACGGCGACTCGCTTCGCCACGACGACCAACTGGTCGAACTTAAAGTCCAAGACATCGTTCTCTCGGACGGTGCGGCCGAACATCTCCTCCAGACCGCCGACTTCGTGGACGACCTGCTGGAACAGTACTACGGACTCGACCGGTTCTACGAGATGGACGAACGCGAGGAACTCGTCGGCGAACTCGTCTTCGGGATGGCACCCCACACCTCCGCGGCGGTCGTGGGCCGAATCGTCGGGTTCACCTCGGCGGCCGTGGGTTACGCACATCCGTATTTCCACGCCGCAAAGCGTCGGAACTGCTTCCACCCCGAGACGAAAGTCTGGTACGAAGACGAGTCCGGCGAGTGGCACCACGACGAGATTCGAACGTTGGTCGAGAAGCGACTCGACGACCCGCGAGAAGACGACTTCGGCGCGCTAATCGAAGAACTGGACGGCGACGTGTGGGTCCCGTCGGTGGACGACGACGGTGAAGTCGTTCAGAAGCCAGTCAAGGCAGTCTCGAAGCATCCCGCGCCGGACCATCTCGTGGAAATCGAGACGCGAAGCGGGCGAGAGATTACGGTCACGCCGGACCACTCGATGCGTCGCTGGACTCCCGATGGCATTCAGGACGTTGAGGCTCGGGAATTAGATGCTGGTGACGAAATTCCCTCCCCGAAGGAAGTCGAGTTCGAGGGTGGGTACACATCAATTGACCTCCTCGAAGAGTTTCTTCACCTCGATTCTATTCCGAACGAGGAACTAATGATTCGAGGACTCGGTGGGAAGAGAATAAAGGACATGTTCAACTCTGGCACCGAGGGGAAGGGGTACCTCAAACCAGTTGCAGAGAATCTTGGCAAGAGCGATTCGTCCGTCTACAACTGGGTCAATCGGGATAGCGTCCCGGCCTCAGTGTTCATCACGCTGTTTGGAAAAGAGGGGACTCTCGAAAGACTTCCGGACGACCTCAAACTCGGCGTTCGGCGTGATACTGCCTCGGTAAGCCGGGTTCTAACTATCGGACAAGACATAGCGAAGGTTCTCGGGTACTATACTGCTGAAGGTTTCACCCGCTCTGAAGAAGGCGAGTTCTATCAGATGACTATCTGTACGCCGGACGAGGAACCGCGAGAGCACATCATCGAAACTCTCGAAGACGAACTTTCGGTGACGCCATACGAAGAAAACGAGTGGAAGATTACGACTTCAAGTCGTCTCGTGGCTTCTCTCTTCACGGAGGTCATCGACGCTGGTAGCTCTGCTGAAGAGAAGCGAGTCCCGGAGTGCATCGTGAACTCTCCAAAACCAATTGTCAAAGAATTTCTTCGTTCTTACTTTAGCGGGGATGGAAGTGTGGCGAGAGAGAGGATTGATATTCGGGCATACACCGTTAGCGATGAATTGAAAGACGACCTTGTGGCAATGCTGAAGCGATTTGGCGTTGCCAGTAAGGTCTACACCGAGATTCGTCGCCCTTCGACGGGCGAAATCGCCGAGTTCTACGATGAGGAGCCGGTACCCGAGTTCGAATCTTGGGTTCTTAAAATAACTTCGGAGAATGCGGTCCTCTTCGGCGACAAAATTGGATTTGACCTCGACAGGAAGGCCGAAACATTAGAGAACACGGTTGATTCTACTCCCATTCGCTCTCAGCGTATCTTCAGTGATGGTGGAGAACTTTGGCTAGACGAGGTAGAGTCCGTTAAAATCGCCAGTTCCGAAGTTGACCAGACGTACTCCCTTACAGTTGAAGACACTCACACACTCGTTGCAAACGACCTCTTTACTGGCCAATGCGACGGCGACGAGGACTGCGTGATGCTCCTGATGGACGGTCTGCTCAACTTCAGTAAAGAATTTTTACCCGACAAACGCGGCGGGCGGATGGACGCGCCTCTCGTCATGTCCTCGCGCATCGACCCCTCGGAAATCGACGACGAGGCCCACAACATGGACATCGTGCGGGAGTACCCTCGCGAGTTCTACGAGGCGACCCGCGAGATGGCCGACCCCGGCGAAGTCGAGGACGTGATGACGATTGCCGAGGAGACGCTGGGCACCGACCGCGAGTACACCGACTTCCACCACAGCCACGACACTTCCAACATCGCGCTCGGCCCGGACCTCTCGGCGTACAAGACCCTCGGGTCGATGATGGACAAGATGGACGCCCAGTTGGAACTCGCGCGCAAACTCCGGTCGGTGGACGAGACCGACGTGGCAGAGCGCGTCATCGAGTACCACTTCCTGCCGGACCTCATCGGGAACCTCCGGGCCTTTTCGCGCCAAGAGACCCGGTGTCTCGACTGCGGCGAGAAGTATCGCCGGATGCCCCTGACCAAGGAGTGTCGCAACTGCGGCGGGCAGGTCAACCTCACGGTCCACCAAGGGTCGGTGAACAAGTACATGGAGACGGCGATTCAGGTGGCCGAAAAGTACGACTGCCGGGAGTACACCAAACAGCGCCTCGAAATCATGGACCGACGACTGGAGTCCATCTTCGAGAACGACAAGAACAAGCAGGGGAGCATCGCGGACTTCATGTAG
- a CDS encoding PPC domain-containing DNA-binding protein: MNYREVSGDREFVARLGHGEDWRAEIERLAADEDVDAAWFVAMGAVQNATVWYYDQSELEYREVEFDEPLEVAACVGNVSWLDGDRFAHTHAVLSRKSGQTLAGHLDSATVFAGELYMRTFEEELEREPDELTDLDLWL; encoded by the coding sequence ATGAACTACCGGGAGGTCTCAGGGGACCGCGAGTTCGTAGCACGACTCGGCCACGGCGAGGACTGGCGTGCCGAAATCGAGCGTCTCGCCGCCGACGAGGACGTTGACGCGGCGTGGTTCGTCGCCATGGGCGCGGTGCAGAACGCCACCGTCTGGTACTACGACCAGTCGGAACTGGAGTACCGCGAAGTCGAGTTCGACGAACCCCTCGAAGTCGCCGCCTGCGTCGGCAACGTCTCGTGGCTAGACGGCGACCGGTTCGCACACACCCACGCCGTCCTCTCGCGCAAGAGCGGCCAGACGCTCGCGGGCCACCTCGACTCGGCCACCGTGTTCGCCGGGGAACTGTACATGCGGACCTTCGAAGAGGAACTGGAGCGCGAACCCGACGAACTCACCGACCTCGACCTCTGGCTCTAA
- a CDS encoding DUF7556 family protein, producing MAPNTATPESVAQREVMASLDDDGRTERLIIADTTADDAWLSVPVSGSVALQDWQ from the coding sequence ATGGCCCCGAACACGGCCACCCCGGAATCGGTCGCACAGCGCGAGGTTATGGCCTCGCTAGACGATGATGGTCGCACGGAGCGACTCATCATCGCAGACACGACGGCCGACGACGCGTGGCTTTCGGTTCCCGTATCCGGCAGTGTCGCCCTCCAAGACTGGCAGTAG
- a CDS encoding ABC transporter substrate-binding protein: protein MTDTDNLSRRRFLQATGGAASAVALAGCTGGNEDDSDQTTEGNSTDGGDQADKPNDDANVLRLINSTMSTLDPVKATDTASGTVIQQVFDAMMNYPNGTIEVEPQLAKGHEVSDDFKTYTLKLKEGAKFHNGDEVTAQDFVYSWERLAASDNSRRAYFILSSIGVEHETETVTKDGEETEQYKPGSMAVEATDDYTVEMQLSEPFHATLEMLAYTSFAAIPEGIIGDIDGYDGEMSHKKFSTENPVGAGPFTFDKWESNTEAKVSKYEDYHGSAANVDGIHWNISSSSDAIYNYGVVNQNADMVTGEQLPTPKYDPKKVSVEKTDKLGRKVGTYGPTKSDMTMDYTGFATINAFYIGFNTDAVEKPVRQAAAYALNQEQAVNKVFKGRGEASYHFTPPSIYPGGAPEYQKHAENNYPYGYNEAKLDKAREVMKEAGYGKDNKAKFTFTVYESSDTWSELGKLLRDKLSSAYVDMSVEKAPFSTLLKRGRNGNLEAYSLGWVMDWPAPDNFLQLLNPPQTDTSKAAPTSYINWSGTEASKSAKEAWKTIESNAAPTDEAQKARDEAYVTMEEANWEDVGFLPTYHRMDERFKYSWVDCPRFGGAGASRQMYNKVEIGDRK from the coding sequence ATGACAGATACTGACAACCTGAGCCGCCGTCGCTTCCTGCAGGCGACCGGCGGTGCGGCATCGGCTGTGGCCCTCGCTGGCTGTACCGGTGGGAACGAGGACGACAGCGACCAGACGACCGAAGGCAACTCGACCGACGGAGGCGACCAAGCGGACAAGCCGAACGACGACGCTAACGTTCTTCGTCTCATCAACTCCACGATGAGTACGCTGGACCCCGTGAAGGCGACCGACACCGCCTCCGGGACCGTCATCCAGCAAGTGTTCGACGCGATGATGAACTACCCGAACGGGACCATCGAAGTCGAACCCCAACTCGCCAAAGGTCACGAAGTCTCCGACGACTTCAAGACGTACACGCTCAAGCTCAAGGAAGGCGCGAAGTTCCACAACGGCGACGAAGTTACGGCCCAAGACTTCGTTTACTCGTGGGAACGACTCGCGGCGTCGGACAACTCCCGCCGTGCGTACTTCATCCTCTCGTCCATCGGCGTCGAACACGAGACCGAGACGGTTACGAAGGACGGCGAAGAGACCGAGCAGTACAAGCCCGGTTCGATGGCTGTCGAGGCCACGGACGACTACACCGTCGAGATGCAGCTCTCGGAGCCGTTCCACGCCACGCTCGAGATGCTGGCGTACACGTCGTTCGCCGCGATTCCGGAAGGCATCATCGGCGACATCGACGGCTACGACGGCGAGATGAGCCACAAGAAGTTCTCGACCGAGAACCCCGTCGGTGCCGGTCCCTTCACGTTCGACAAGTGGGAGAGCAACACCGAGGCCAAGGTCTCGAAGTACGAGGACTACCACGGTAGCGCCGCGAACGTGGACGGTATCCACTGGAACATTTCGTCCAGTTCGGACGCCATCTACAACTACGGCGTCGTCAACCAGAACGCCGACATGGTGACGGGCGAACAGCTTCCGACCCCCAAGTACGACCCCAAGAAGGTCAGCGTCGAGAAGACCGACAAACTTGGTCGGAAGGTAGGTACCTACGGTCCCACCAAGAGCGACATGACGATGGACTACACCGGGTTCGCCACCATCAACGCGTTCTACATCGGCTTCAACACCGATGCCGTCGAGAAGCCGGTCCGTCAGGCCGCCGCGTACGCCCTGAATCAGGAGCAGGCCGTCAACAAAGTGTTCAAGGGTCGCGGTGAAGCCTCCTACCACTTCACGCCGCCGTCCATCTACCCCGGCGGAGCGCCCGAGTACCAGAAGCACGCCGAGAACAACTACCCCTACGGCTACAACGAGGCCAAACTCGACAAGGCCCGCGAAGTCATGAAGGAAGCTGGCTACGGCAAGGACAACAAGGCCAAGTTCACCTTCACCGTCTACGAGTCCTCGGATACGTGGTCGGAACTCGGCAAACTCCTGCGCGACAAGCTTTCGAGCGCGTACGTCGATATGAGCGTCGAGAAGGCACCGTTCTCGACCCTGCTCAAGCGCGGTCGGAACGGCAACCTCGAAGCCTACTCGCTCGGGTGGGTCATGGACTGGCCCGCACCGGACAACTTCCTGCAACTGCTCAACCCGCCGCAGACTGACACCTCGAAGGCGGCACCGACCTCCTACATCAACTGGTCGGGAACCGAGGCGTCCAAGAGCGCGAAGGAAGCGTGGAAGACCATCGAGAGTAACGCCGCGCCGACCGACGAGGCCCAGAAAGCCCGCGACGAGGCCTACGTCACGATGGAAGAGGCCAACTGGGAGGACGTTGGCTTCCTGCCGACCTACCACCGCATGGACGAGCGCTTCAAGTACAGCTGGGTCGATTGCCCGCGCTTCGGCGGTGCCGGTGCCAGTCGCCAGATGTACAACAAGGTCGAAATCGGCGACCGGAAGTAA
- a CDS encoding ABC transporter permease produces the protein MSRWQYFAKRVLLSVPVLLFGASITFLVIRAGPLDPVSAILGPQGDPQAYNTIKRQLGLNQPLWQQYIDYMVNMFTLNLGESWVLQPDTSVYSLVLSYAPRTIWLGFWSVLIAIFIGIPLGFYAGLNPNTFSDYVASFGGIVWRAMPNFWLAVILMSVLSQSEKFFFGFDWQNFLYATNVTGPPPLGDLTSVDGFTKALKKIAPAAIVLGSASMGNEMRIGRTAVLETVNSNFIETAKAKGVPPRSLVWKHIFRNALIPLVPIITGEAFLLIGGSVLVETVFDISGIGYLFFQAVKNGDMPLVGSLMFIFILLVVLINILQDFLYTIIDPRVGYDGGA, from the coding sequence GTGAGCAGGTGGCAATACTTCGCAAAGCGGGTACTGCTTTCGGTTCCGGTGTTACTGTTCGGAGCATCCATCACGTTCCTCGTGATTCGCGCCGGACCGCTTGACCCGGTATCTGCAATTCTGGGGCCACAGGGAGACCCTCAGGCGTACAACACCATCAAACGACAACTCGGCCTGAATCAACCCCTCTGGCAACAGTATATCGACTACATGGTCAACATGTTCACCCTCAACTTGGGCGAGTCGTGGGTGCTTCAACCCGACACCAGCGTCTACTCGCTGGTGTTGAGTTACGCGCCGCGGACCATCTGGCTCGGGTTCTGGTCGGTCCTCATCGCCATCTTCATCGGCATCCCGCTCGGTTTCTACGCGGGACTGAACCCGAACACGTTCAGTGACTACGTGGCGTCGTTCGGTGGTATCGTCTGGCGCGCGATGCCGAACTTCTGGCTGGCGGTCATCCTGATGAGCGTCCTCTCCCAGTCCGAGAAGTTCTTCTTCGGATTCGACTGGCAGAACTTCCTCTACGCGACGAACGTGACGGGACCGCCACCGCTCGGCGACCTGACCTCGGTGGACGGGTTCACGAAGGCGCTGAAGAAAATCGCCCCGGCCGCAATCGTCCTCGGTTCGGCGTCGATGGGCAACGAGATGCGCATCGGCCGAACCGCGGTGCTGGAGACGGTCAACTCCAACTTCATCGAGACGGCGAAGGCCAAGGGCGTCCCGCCCCGGTCGCTCGTCTGGAAGCACATCTTCCGGAACGCGCTCATCCCGCTGGTGCCAATCATCACGGGCGAGGCGTTCCTGCTCATCGGCGGGTCGGTGCTGGTCGAGACGGTGTTCGACATCAGTGGCATCGGCTACCTGTTCTTCCAAGCGGTCAAGAACGGCGACATGCCGCTGGTCGGGTCGCTGATGTTCATCTTCATCCTGCTCGTCGTCCTCATCAACATCCTGCAGGACTTCCTGTACACGATAATCGACCCACGAGTCGGTTACGACGGAGGTGCCTAA
- a CDS encoding ABC transporter permease translates to MSVDEDRDASITQRIKDNPGPAMGWLAGALLLFVLEAGAVVHFLTGLFGTPVELPTLLTRELIPNNGYQTPAGAWKETFLNLAPAYAWAIRVVLIYAYAFVWMLWLWRGYLVFREHYRYADWTPRDDMVDRLRGHRWGQFGAVIVFAFVVMAMFAPALGPTTVERTISNPYSHYIEYYNDDGQLENVTVGSANLESRSQGTPERNVGPMQYDDYGRWHPFGTLPTGKDMFTFMAAGARISLFIGLVSIGVSGFIAAAFALLTAYYKGLVDLAVVIVGDSIMSLPRLLFVMLLSVVLSGTWIADIYSGGFLLALIFAGTGWPFLWRSVRGPAMQVAEQEWIDAAKSFGQRPRITMQKHMAPYILGYLLVYASMSLGGIIIAVAGLSFLGLGINPPTPEWGRAVNIGQSYVTTSSWHISFIPGVLIVLVVTAFNALGDGIRDAIDPQSEGGEGDGAEVAAAGGGGA, encoded by the coding sequence ATGAGCGTAGACGAAGACCGAGACGCCTCTATCACGCAACGAATCAAGGACAACCCCGGTCCCGCGATGGGATGGCTCGCGGGCGCACTGCTGTTGTTCGTGCTGGAAGCGGGCGCAGTCGTCCACTTCCTGACCGGACTCTTCGGGACGCCCGTCGAACTGCCGACGCTCCTCACGCGGGAACTCATCCCGAACAACGGCTACCAGACGCCCGCCGGAGCGTGGAAGGAGACGTTCCTGAATCTGGCACCCGCCTACGCGTGGGCGATTCGCGTCGTGCTGATTTACGCCTACGCCTTCGTCTGGATGCTCTGGCTCTGGCGGGGCTACCTCGTCTTCCGAGAGCATTACCGGTACGCCGATTGGACGCCGCGCGACGACATGGTGGACCGACTCCGCGGTCACCGCTGGGGTCAGTTCGGCGCGGTCATCGTCTTCGCGTTCGTCGTGATGGCGATGTTCGCCCCGGCGCTCGGTCCGACGACCGTAGAGCGGACCATCTCGAACCCGTACTCCCATTACATCGAGTACTACAACGACGACGGCCAACTCGAGAACGTCACGGTCGGGTCCGCCAACCTCGAATCGCGTTCGCAGGGGACGCCCGAGCGGAACGTCGGTCCGATGCAGTACGACGACTACGGGCGGTGGCACCCCTTCGGGACGTTACCGACAGGGAAAGACATGTTCACATTCATGGCGGCGGGGGCGAGAATATCGCTGTTCATCGGTCTCGTCTCCATCGGCGTGAGCGGCTTCATCGCGGCGGCGTTCGCGCTGTTGACGGCCTACTACAAGGGGCTGGTAGACCTCGCGGTAGTCATCGTGGGTGACTCGATAATGTCGTTACCCAGACTGCTGTTCGTCATGTTGCTGTCGGTGGTGTTGAGCGGGACGTGGATAGCCGACATCTACAGCGGCGGGTTCCTGCTGGCGCTCATCTTCGCCGGGACCGGGTGGCCGTTCCTCTGGCGGTCGGTCCGTGGTCCCGCGATGCAGGTGGCAGAGCAGGAGTGGATAGACGCCGCGAAGAGCTTCGGACAGCGACCCCGAATCACGATGCAAAAGCACATGGCACCGTACATCCTCGGCTACCTGCTGGTGTACGCCTCCATGAGCCTCGGAGGTATCATCATCGCCGTCGCGGGCCTGTCGTTCCTCGGACTCGGCATCAACCCGCCGACGCCCGAGTGGGGCCGAGCGGTCAACATCGGCCAGTCGTACGTCACCACGTCGTCGTGGCACATCTCGTTCATCCCCGGCGTCCTCATCGTGCTGGTCGTGACCGCGTTCAACGCGCTCGGCGACGGTATCCGCGACGCTATCGACCCGCAGAGTGAAGGTGGCGAAGGCGACGGCGCTGAAGTCGCCGCGGCCGGTGGAGGTGGTGCCTGA
- a CDS encoding ABC transporter ATP-binding protein: MAQRETSAVRSEEEPLLSVDNLQTAFFTDKETIRAVDGVNFDIRRGETVGIVGESGSGKSVTARSIMGLVDSPGRVLEGSSIRFDGEELTEKSEKQYRNLRGSDIAMVFQDPLTSLNPVYTVGNQIKEALRLHQDMRGSAATDEAIDLLEAVGIPDASRRVTEYPHEFSGGMRQRAVIAMALACDPELLICDEPTTALDVTIQAQILELLHELQEERDLAIMFITHDMGVIAEISDRVNVMYAGEIVESAPVEELFENPRHPYTQGLLQSIPGNQPDADRLQTIEGDVPTPNEPAGYCRFEPRCPKAFEDCTRVHPASVEVDSDTDDHTAACLLYPEDASRQEAVELHEQRESEREVSKR, translated from the coding sequence ATGGCACAACGCGAGACCTCCGCGGTCCGAAGCGAGGAGGAACCACTGCTGTCGGTGGACAACCTCCAGACCGCTTTCTTCACGGACAAGGAGACGATTCGCGCCGTGGACGGCGTGAACTTCGACATCCGGCGGGGCGAAACCGTCGGCATCGTCGGCGAGTCCGGGTCGGGCAAGAGCGTCACCGCCCGGTCCATCATGGGACTCGTGGACTCGCCCGGCCGGGTGCTGGAAGGCAGTAGCATCCGGTTCGACGGCGAGGAACTGACCGAGAAGTCCGAGAAACAGTACCGGAACCTCCGAGGGAGCGACATTGCGATGGTCTTCCAAGACCCGCTGACCTCGCTCAACCCGGTGTACACCGTCGGGAACCAAATCAAGGAGGCGCTCCGCCTGCATCAGGACATGCGCGGGTCGGCCGCGACCGACGAGGCCATCGACCTGCTCGAAGCGGTCGGAATTCCCGACGCCTCGCGGCGGGTCACGGAGTACCCCCACGAGTTCTCGGGCGGGATGCGCCAGCGCGCGGTCATCGCCATGGCGCTCGCCTGCGACCCCGAACTGCTCATCTGCGACGAACCCACCACGGCGCTCGACGTGACGATTCAGGCCCAGATTCTCGAACTCCTCCACGAACTGCAGGAGGAGCGAGACCTCGCCATCATGTTCATCACCCACGACATGGGCGTCATCGCGGAGATTTCCGACCGCGTGAACGTGATGTACGCGGGCGAAATCGTCGAGAGCGCGCCGGTCGAAGAGCTGTTCGAGAACCCCCGTCACCCCTACACGCAGGGGCTTCTCCAGTCGATTCCCGGCAACCAACCCGACGCCGACCGACTCCAGACCATCGAAGGCGACGTGCCGACCCCGAACGAACCCGCTGGCTACTGCCGGTTCGAGCCTCGGTGTCCGAAAGCCTTCGAGGACTGCACGCGCGTCCACCCGGCGTCGGTCGAAGTCGATAGCGACACGGACGACCACACCGCGGCCTGTCTGCTCTACCCCGAAGACGCGTCCCGACAGGAGGCCGTCGAGTTACACGAACAGCGTGAGAGCGAGCGAGAGGTGAGCAAACGATGA